AATTAACGAAGGTCAGTACGATTTGGATAGTAGAGAAACTGGCTACTGTCATGGAGCTGCAATGATGTGTCGTCGTTCTGATTTAGAAAATGTAGGGCTTATGGCCGAGCAGTTCTTTTTGTATTACGAGGAATTGGACTGGTGCGAAAAATTTAAAAAAACAGGGAAGAAAATCTGGTTTACAGGTAAAGCAAGAATCTTTCATAAAGAATCTGTAAGTGTAGGAAAGGAAAGCAACATTAAAACTTACTTTATGACGAGGAACAGAATGCTTTTTATTAGAAGGAATACAGGGATGCTAAACATCATTCTTTTCAGCATCTATTATATCACATTTGCCTGCAGCAAACAGATCTTAGTTTACTTTTTAAAGAGAAGATCCGATTTGATTAAATGGGTTTTCAAAGGAGTATGGTGGAATTTTACAAACTCAAAAAATAGTGATAAACTTGGTTTTAAAATATAAGGAATAAATGGTAGTAGCTTTTTGGATCTGTCTTTCGCTTATTGTATATACTTTTGTTGGTTACGGCTTAATATTATTTATCCTTGTAAAAATTAAGCGTTTATTTACAAAGGCAGTTGATTTTATAACCAACATCGATCTGCTGCCAACTGTAACCCTGGTTATTGCAGCCTACAATGAGGAAGACCTTATCAGCGAAAAAATAACAAATTCATTACAGCTTAATTATCCTAAGGATAGGATTAAGATTTTGTTTGTTACAGATGGTTCTAATGACAAAACTCCTGAAAAGGTGAGGGCGTGTCCTGGAATAATCTTATTACATCAGGATTTGCGGGCAGGAAAAATGGCTGCAATTAAAAGAGCTATTCCATTTGTAGCTAGTGAAATAATTGTTTTTACAGATGCCAACACATTCCTTAATGAGGATGCAATTCTGGAGTTGGTAAAGCATTATCAAAATCCAAAGGTGGGGGCTGTTGCCGGTGAAAAAAGAATCCTTGTAGGGGATAAAGCCGATGCCAGTTCGGCAGGTGAAGGGTTTTATTGGAAATATGAATCTCTACTTAAAAAATTGGATTATGAACTTTACTCAAATGTTGGAGCAGCGGGGGAACTATTTAGTATACGGACAGCGCTTTACCAACCTGTAGAGTCTGATACCATAATCGATGATCACATGATTGCTATGCGAATTGCTGAAAACGGCTATGTGATTGCTTACGAGGCTAATGCATATGCCATGGAAACTGCTTCGGCAAATACCAAAGAGGAATTAAAACGAAAAATAAGGATAGCAGCAGGGGGGATACAATCTATTTTAAGATTAAAGAGAGCTGCTAACCCGTTTTACTATCCGATTCTTACTTTTCAATACATTAGCCATAGAGTATTGAGATGGACAATCATCCCTATTTTACTTATTGTTGCGTTTGTATTGAATGCTTTGATTGTGTTAGAAGGGGCATCTGGGGTTTACGGGGTATTGTTTACGGGCCAGGTGCTGTTTTACTTGCTTAGCCTTGCCGGCTTATTTTTTGAAAGCAGAAACATACGCATTAAAGCATTTTTTATTCCGTACTACTTTTGCATAATGAATTATGCGGTTGTAGCAGGGATAATCAAATATTTTAGAAATAATCAAAGCGCTGCCTGGGAAAAATCAAAGCGGAAAGCTCTATAATTATTCCATAAACTTAAGTTGCTGGTAAACATCCTTTCGGACAAATGTGCGTTTTAGCATATAAGTAGAATGCACTAAAACATAACCTGCTTTTTTAAGCTGATCACATGCCTTCTTTATCCTTAACTTGTGGCCTAAGCCTTTCGCATGGTAAACCTCATCAAACTCTATCATTATTACCTTAATATCAAGCTTGTCTTTAACGATGGTATCTATAACTGTATATTCAGCGCCTTCGATTTCAATTTTTACTAAATCAACACTAGTATGATTAAACTGCCTCATAAAGTTAGACAGACGATCTACTGGTGCTTCAATATATTCTCCAGAGTCTTTAAAAAGATATACAGAATGGGATATGTAGTTGTCAAGATTGGGTGCATAAAATTTTAGTACCGTATCTTCGTTCCAAACCCCCTTATTTACATAGGTAATTTCATCCAATTGTTGGGAATTGATGCGGTAACGGAAAACCGGGTCATCAAAAACACCAAATGTTTCTCCTCTGGCAACTGTTTCTTTCAATTTTATGAAATAATTTATGCCTTCTGGCATAGGATCAAAAATGAAAATTTTTGAATCATACAAAACTTTTAGTTCAGTATCAAAAGTGATATCCTCACCGGCTCCTATACAATAACATATAGAATCCTTATTTAAAAAGCCATGCGGGACCTTGTATCCATGATGGTCTGAGCCGACATGAACCAGATTTTTAAGTGGTTTAACATCCGTTTGCGGATGTAATTTTATTACCTTCTTGGCAAGCTCTTTTATAGCCTTCATATATTATTTTAAGTTATTGCCCACTTTACATCCAAGCCAGGCATAACTGTACATGGTTATTGCTTTCATAATTCCTTCTCTACGTTTAAATGACCAAACGTCTTTTAAAAAATCCTTATGGTTTTTGCTATTCATTTGATCAAAAGCTACTGATATAGTAGAGGTTAGCGAGTAGGCAGAGTGCCAGGTCCCAAAAGGAATAAAAAGTGTTTCTCCAGGCCCAACGGTAAAGTGAATAGGTGTTGCATCTTTATATTTTGGAAATTTGCTGTAATCCGGTTCAAAGATATTTACGTCCGAGCGCCACGGATCATTTGGATTAGGGTAAAGCAATTCTTCCTGTCCCCGCGGAAATACAGTAAAACGCTTCTCACCATGCAATTGGGTTATCCAGGCATTAAGATGATAATAATCTAAGTGTAAATAAGGGAATTTCCCACCGGGACCACCTATGAAAAGTTCGGTCGCACTACCCCAGTATCCCTTTTTGAACCATTTGGACTCCAACCAATTTGGACTTGCATAATTGAGATTAAGCGGGTTGATGAGTGGCAGTAGTTCTGGTAATTGTTCAGGTATATTAAATATTAATGGATAAGGAGCCGGATTGCTTTCACTGCTGGTTTCCACCAAATCCATGATTTGATTCATCGTATATGTTTCACCATTTTTTTTAGTAGTTCGTTCGCCATAGTTCTCTCTGAACCAATCAGGACTAAATAGTCCATTCGCCTTCCAAACCTTTGATGCGTTTTTAAAAACAACTGGAATTCCAGGTTCATAAAAATTACTCATAAATTCGTGATGAGAGATGTCATCAACCCTTTGAATATCCATGAATCAAACTGTTAAATTTAGAATTTAAGTACCTATTAAAATATAAATGAATATACATGAAATAATGGAGATTAGAAAGCCCAATATTTATTTTCGAAGCATAAAATATTAATTGCGAGACTAATTATATGCTCTCTATTTAGCTGATTACTTATCAGTTTATAGTTGGAACCGGCTCTGAATACAGTGCTCTCAGAACAATCAATGGCATGAAGATTATCAATAATTCCTTCGCCACTTGCCTTAAGTACAGCCTCTTTTCTAGTCCAGAAGGTGTAGAAATCAATTTTATTATGAATGTGTCTTAACTCCAGGGGAGTAAAGCATTCCTTTAATAGCGGGCTATAATTAAAATCACTTTTTACAAATTCTATATCAATACCTATAGGTAGTGGACTTATTGCTATAATTGTATAATTGCCACTATGACTAATGTTAAAATGTTGTGAAGCAATGTAGGGTTTCTTATTTTGCGTGTATGAAAAAATAATATCGGAAGGTTTCACAACCAGCGTTTTTGAAAGAATCATTCTCAGAAAAAATTTTCCAATAATATACCTTTTAGCATCCTCTACTTGTCTAAAACGACTAGCTTTTTCAATTTCATCCATCCGTAGAATAGCCGGATAAAGATCTACTATTTTGTCATAATCATCAATTGATATTTTAAAAAGATGTGTGTGTGTGTTGTCTATAAGGCTTTCATTATCATAGCTTTGCCAAATAATCGGGTGATCTGTAAAACTTTTCAATCTAATATTGAGCTTATTATAAAACTACTGCGGTGTAATCTTGTTTAATTCTTCTTGCAGTTTTGCCGCAAAAATATGAACATACTTGGGATCGAAAAATTGTAAATGTTCTAATGGAATATCAACGTATGTCAATTTTCCCCCAATGTAAGGAGCCAGGCCGTTACTTTGCATATTAGAGATGTAATTCATCTTTTTATCATTTGCTTTAAAAAGAGTCACATCAATATTATATTTCTTTAACCTATACTTTTTAAAAGCTTTTTGATGAGCTTTTTGAAGTCTATCTAAAATATATAAGGGATTTGATAAGTCTTCCTTGATAGGTCTGATTTTTTTGTAGTAATTATATAATGTTCCAAGGGTGAAATTTATTTTGTGTTCAATAAAAGCCTTTGGATACCTGGAAAAATATAAAAATGCGCAGCCCACAGATTTGATAGCATGATCTAAAACTTCAAGAATTTTACCATCTTTTATAAGGCTTATATAACTGTCACCATCATAATAGGTATCAAGTAGAGCTAAAAAAGATACTTTTTTTCCCATTTTGTTAAATTGTTCAGCCATCTCAAGGGCAATTGTTCCGCCAGAAGAATAGCCCATTAATAAATATGGCCCTTCAGGGTCATTTTTAATAATTTCGCTAACATAATTGCCAGCAATATTTTCTACAGCATTATGTGGTAGATCTTCAGGATTCAATCCTTTGGGCTGTATACCCAAAATTGGTTGCTCTTTATCAATTTCATTTAAAAGGCTTTTGAATATGATAATGTTCATTCCCTGTCCATGAATAATATAAAGGGGAGGTTTATTCCCCGTACCCTTTATAGGAATCAGTGAATCCCAACTTAATCCTTGCTTCGGTTTACTTAAATTTAAAGCCAGCTTTTCTACCGTCGAATTATCAAAAAGGATAGCAAGAGGGAGGCGTATACCGGTTTGTTTTTCTATTTCAACCATTACCTTAATGGCGATCATCGAATGTCCACCAAGTTCAAAGAAATCATCAGTAATGCTCACTTGTTTTAAACCCAGGCTTTCTGCCCATATTTTAGCAATTAATTCTTGATCTTTATTTTGAGCAGGTATAAATGTATTCTCTTCAATAACGTTAAGTATATCACGTTTTGGCAGCGCATTTCTATCAACTTTTCCATTTGAAGTTAATGGAATTTCCGGTAACCTGATTAAAATACGAGGAATCATATAGTCAGGAAGCCGATCCCTCATAAAAGCAATGATACTTTCCTTATCAATGTCTGTGTCCGTGACAAGGTAAGCAATAAGTTGCTTTTCATTATTTACAACATCTTCGGTTAAAACAGCTGATTGCTTGACATTTTGATGCTTTTGTAAAACATTCTGTATCTCTCCGATTTCAATTCTATTTCCTCTTATCTTTATCTGATCGTCAATGCGACCGAGGTATTGAATATTTCCATCAGGCAACCACTTTACTAAATCGCCCGTTTTGTACATGCGATGATCGCCATTTTGTGGGGTTGGATTCGAAATGAAGAATTTTTGAGTTAGCTCTTGATTATCTAAGTACCCCCTTGCAACCCCAGCACCACCAATATGGAGTTCTCCGGGAACACCAATTGGACAATATTTCAGGTCTTTATTTAGTACATATATAGAGGTATTGGAAAAAGGTCTACCGATTGGAACACTAGTTAGGTATAATTTGTCTTTATTAACAACATGAAGTAATTTTCCTATTGTAGTCTCAGTAGGACCATAGTGGTTTACCACAGTGCAGTCAACACCAGATTCGTTAATCTTCTTAATAAACTCTCCGGGTAAAGACTCTCCTCCAAACATTAAAAGCTTTTCCGGAAATAGTTCCCGATCATCCTGCGTTAAAAATTTCCAGTGCGAAGGAACTATTTTAAGAAAATCAATTTTGGTCTTCTTAAAATAATCATGGATATAAGAGACGTGATTAAACCTGTCTTTAGCAAAAATATGAAGCTCAGCCCCAAGAGTTAATGCACTAAATAGGGTTGTATTTCCTAAATCAGTAGATATTGCAGATCCCAGAGCAAAAGTTTTACACTCATTTAAAATAGGTAATTTCGCCTTTAAACCAAAAAGGTAATCCATAATAGAAGAATGTTCAATCATTACACCCTTTGGAAATCCTGTGGAACCTGAAGTATAAATGATATAAATAAGATCATTCGGAGTTATCAGGACAGGGGGAGTAGTGGTTTCAGCTCGCCAGATTTTACCTTTATCCTCATCAATAACCAAAATATCAATGGCGTTTACTTCCTGTAATTTTTTATAATTGAGTTTATCACTGATGATGATGTTACTTTTTGATTCTTCATATAGATGATTAATGCGAAATAAGGGGTATTCCGGATCTATAGGTACATATGCCGCGCCAGCTTTTAAAACCCCAAAAATGGCAACTATCATCTCTAAAGAGGGGTTTAGGCATATGGGGATAAGAGAACCTTTCTTAATGCCTAGACTTATTAAATAATTAGCCAATTGGTTCGACTTCGCATTTAATTTATCGTAGGATAAAGATTTTCCTTCAAATGTAACAGCCTTATGCTGTGGATACTTGTTTACTTGTGCTAAAAATAAATCGACGATTGTTTGATCTCTTGGAAAATCACAATGTACCGGACTGACCTCAGGGAAAGGATTGTCTTTAACAAGAGAAGCAGAAATCAGGACTTCAGGGTTTGATGTTAGCGTTTTTAGTAATGCACTAAAATCTTCCATCATTCTATTAATAGTTTCAGAGGCAAAAAGCTGAGTATTATATGCCCATTCAAAAATCATAGCACCTTTTGAGCCGTTAACATTTAACGAAATTTCAAAAGTTTGACAAACTCTAGGGTTAGAAATGATCTTATGTGTTAAACCCTTAAAGTCAACATTATCATCCATTCCTCTGTCAACATTAAAAACTACAGGTACCAATGGAATATTAGCCTTATTTCTTTTAATGTTCAACTTTTTAAGTAACTCACTGAAAGTTAGTTTTTGATGATCATAAGCATCGTATATTTCGTTTTTTCGTTTTTTTAAATAGTCAATAAATGCAACGTTTGGTGTTACCTTACTTCTTAAAGGTAATAGATTTACGCAATGACCTACCAGATCTAAATTTTCAGTTGCTAACTGTCCGGCAGACGGTAATCCCAAAACAATATCTTCCTGATTGGTTTGATGATATAAAAAAACTTCAAATGCAGTAATTAAAGTAGACACAACACTACAGTTGGCTTTAGCCGATAGTTTTTTTATAGCCTCAAAAAGTTCGTTGTCAAGCCTATAGTCGTTTCTTTTCCCTTCATAAGTTCTTGTTGGTGGCCGGTTATAATCCAATGGCATATTAAGTACAGGCACATCGTCCTTATACAGATCCAACCAAAATTTTTGTGTGGCCTCATAGTCTTCTGTAGTGCTAAAAGCAGCCTGTTCCAGTGCGTATTTACTGATCTGTGCGGGAAAATTAGGTGTCGGGATCTCATTCTTTAAATAAACATTATAGAAAGTACTTAAATCTTCCATTATGATCCCGATCGACCAGCCATCACCAATGATATGATGTATTATAATGGTTAAATAGTACTTGTCATTGCTTACTTTGTGAAGGAAAATTTTAAAAAGAACCTCATTGTAAAGGTTAAAGGGGATACTAATTTCGTGATTAACAAAATCACTTAAATGATCATTAATTTTAGAAGAATCTATAGATGAGATATCTTTAAAGATGATATCAGAGTTAACTTCTTTATATATGATTAGGCTTTCACCATTATGAGATACATTAGCCCGTAAAGCTTCATGACGCAGAACAGTATATTTTACTGCTTTTTGGAATGCATTTATATCAAATTCACCTTTTAATTCAAGTGAAATAGACTCGTTATAAGCTAAGCTGGCAGGTGTTCCACCAATAATACAAGATAACCATATTTCTTTTTGGGATTCGTTAAGGGCAATAACTTTTTCAATCTCTTTCCCTTCCTCGAATGGATTAAAGTCAACTTCAATAAAATTATTACTTTTTAAAGCATCTATCATGATCACTAATTAAGTTCAATTTGAAGGTATTTTCCCTGGTGATTTGGATCTTCTACAAACCATGCAGGGTTTCCAGATTTGTCTTTTCCAAGTTTAGCACCTTTAACCGGTGGATTATCCCCATCTATCACTACAGAACCGGATTTAGGAGAAACAATTGTTTGATCCAGGGATGGGAAAAAACCAGCATTAATCATTTCCTCCATACTATCAATAAAGCAACTAATGATTTTATCTATTTCCTGGTAAGTAATCGCTTCCGTTAAAAAACATGGGAAACCATCTAAAATATGAATCCCTTTTTCTCTCATTAGTACAAACATTAATTCACTATAAGGCAATTCTTCATGGTATTTGATTTTCCAAAGAGAACCATAATTGGCTACATAAATTGGAAGTTGTCTTTTCTCAAATTCCGAATTTAACGCTTTAGTTAAATAGACACCTTTTTCACTTAAACCTTGTTGTAAAGCAGGCCCTTTCTCCTTCATATAAGTCAGGGAAGCTTTTGCAGATGCCAGGGCCAGAGGATGACGAACAAATGTCCCTGCGAAATAAGTTACGCCTATTTCAGGATATGAATGATCTCCATAGTTCCAATTTCCACCATCTAAGGCATCCATGAGATAGCTTTTACCTCCAATCACACCAATGGGTACTCCGCCACCAATTACCTTACCATATGATGCCAAATCTGCTTTAATACCGAATAATGCTTGTGCTCCACCCGGATGCATCCTAAAACCGGTAATCACCTCATCAAAAATTAAAGCAGTACCGGCGTCGGTCGTTATTTCTCTTACTTTCTTTAAAAAATCTATGGGAACAAATTCAGGCCTCCTACTTTGGATAGGCTCAACCAGAACAGCTGCAATTTCTCCGGCTCTTTCTTTAATGATGGCAAGCGTTTCATCTGTACCATAATCCAAAACGAGAATATTATGAACAGCTTCAGGCATAATACCTGCTGCTGCCGGGAATGATTTTAGTTTTTTTGTCCCCCTTACTAAAACTTCATCTATAATGCCATGATAAGATCCTGAAAATGCCACAATTAAAGGACGTCCAGTAACAGTACGTGCAATACGAATACATCCCAAGACAGCTTCAGAACCAGTACTGCAAAGCGCAGCTCTGTCAAACCCCGTAAATTCGCAAATCAATTTACTTACATCTGCAGCCAGTTCGTGTTGCGGGCCAACTTCATAGCCTTTTTCAATCTGCTCATGCATTGCATGCTTAATTACTTCAGGTTGATAACCAAGCATATTAGAACCAAAACCATTTAATGCATCAATATACTCATTGCCATCAATGTCCCACAGCTTGCTACCACTCGATTTGTTGATTACAATAGGGTAAACAAGCTCTTTTGTGGTCGGCCTAAAGCCAGATACAACCCTGGGATCAGCCATAAAAGAACGGCTGTTACTAGCGTAGGTTTTACTCTTAAGTGTTTTTTTATTGTATCTATCGGTTAGCTCTTTAATAAAGTTTAACTGTTTTTCATCTAAGTCCGTAGATAGACGTTCTATTTTCGGAGTTGCGCCAAATGGCTTCTGTATTTCGGCCTTTTCTTCTTGTGATAATTCAGAATTAGTAGTTGTATCAGCTGATTCTATTTTTTTTCCATTTACAGCAATGGGCTGAGGGGTGGCATTTTGATGCACTGAAACGGTACTTCCCTGCATCAACATCACCTGTTTTGATAATATTTCTAACTGCTGTGCAATCAAACTTAAAGCACTATCACCGGCACTAACGGAATTTCCATTTTGTTGTACATCATTTACAGCTTGAGAAACATAAGCAGGTTGTTGTATATGGTTTATAGGAGGAGCAAGGCTTTCGCTATTATTAACAGAATCTTGGGGCGTGTTTTTATCTAAATAATCTACCAGAGTTTCAATTGATGGATATTCCTCATTTAGTTTTCTAAAAGTTATTGGCAGGTTAAATTCTCTTTTCAACGAAATTGCAACTTGGGTAAGCAATAAAGAATCTAATCCTATTTCAAGGAAATTTCTATTTGATTCAATACCATTCATTTCAATACCTGAGGCATCTTCAAGTACTTGTTTAACTTTATGTGTCAGGTTAGTTTTTCTCATTAGAGCTGTATTAATTGGTATGATATGCTTTATTTGTTCTATTGGTATTTGATTTTCCGAAAAATCTGATTTTAAAACTATCGGGTTTACCCAATAACGATTTCTTTCAAATTGATAGGAAGGTAGATTAATAATACTTCGTTTTTGATTTGCATAAAAATCATTCCAATTAGGTTCAATTCCATTGATCCATAACTGCCCTAAAGCACTCAAAAGAGAATAATGATCAGCATCTTTATGATTAAAACTAGGTATTGTTTTAGTAGATAAAGCATTAAAAGCGGCAATTTGCCTAATTAAGGTTGATGTAACCGTTCCTGGACCGACTTCCAAAAATAAAGGTAAATCTTTATTTAGCATGGTTTCGACCGCTTTGGAAAACTGAACTGTTTTCCTTAACTGTGATGTCCAGTAATCTGGATTAGTAGCTTCTTCATCGGTCAGCAAATTCCCTGTAACTGTAGAAACAATAGGGATTTTAGGAATAGACAGTGTCACTTGATCAACAATAGATCTATATTCGTCTAGTATAGGATCCATCATTGATGAATGAAATGCATGGCTGGTAAATAAAAGCTTACTGGCAATTTCATTTTCATTTAATAGTGTGCTCAATGCTGAGATTTGATCCGTTGGTCCCGCTACTACACAGGCTTTAGGACTATTTATTGCTGCTATGGATAAATCGCCAGATAAAAATTTGGTGACACTATCACTTTCTTTCCCAATAGAAAGCATACTTCCGGCAGGTAGTTCGCTAATCAATTTACCTCTGGTAGTTACCATTTTTAAACCATCTTCCAGAGAGAAAATTCCTGATAGATGCCCTGCTACATATTCGCCAATACTATGTCCACAAAGTAATGCTGGGTGAATTCCCCAACTGATCCAAAGCTTTGCTAATGCATATTCAGTAACAAATAATGCCGGTTGCGTATATCTTGTATCTTTTAATTTTGCGTTCGCTGCATCAGATATTACTTCCGGATAAATAATTGACCTTATATCTTCATGAATGTACGTTCTAAGTATTCCTGCACAAGTATCTATTGCAGCCCTATAAACCGGCTCTCCTAAATAAAGGTCTAAGCCCATATTTAAATACTGAGCACCCTGACCAGGAAATGTAAACACGATTTCTTCAGGTAATTCCTGTAGTGTATTTATATTTAATACATTAACTTTTTCTATAGCTAGTAATTTCTTTAGCTCATCAATTGAATTTGCTACTAAAAATCTACGGTATTTAAAATTGTCTCTTGTTTTTCGAAGCGTATAACCTAGATCACTCAGGTTAGTATCAGGGTTGGTAGTTAAATAATCAAGAAGAGCAGCAGCGTAAGTATCTCTACTGGTTTCCGAATTTGCCGACCAGGTAATTAATTCTACAGCATTATTTTCAGATACTTCTTCCGGTACATTTTCATAACTCTCTACTACAAGGTGGACATTTGTTCCTCCAACACCAAAAGAACTGATCCCTGCTATTCTTTTATGGCTCGTATTCCAATCAGTAAGCTTGTCGTTTACATAAAATGGACTATTGTTAAAATCTATATTGTGGTTGGGTATTTTGTATCCTAAAGACGCCGGTATTTTTTTATGATGTAAAGCTAAGCTGGTTTTTATTAAACCTGCAACCCCCGCGGCATGTGTTAAATGGCCAAAATTGCTTTTCACAGAGCCTATTGCACAAAATTGCTTTCTATTTTGATATCCGAATGCATCAACAAGACCTTCAAGCTCTATCGGATCTCCAATCGGGGTCCCCGTTCCGTGTGCCTCAATATAACTGATTTCAGCAGCTTCAACTCCTGCATCCGAAATAGCTGAAGCAATAGCGTCAGCCTGTCCCTCAGCACTTGGAGCAGTAAAACTTCCTTTTCCAAAACCATCATTATTTATTCCAACCCCTTTTATAACAGCATAAATTTTATCATGATCATTTATTGCCGAATCCAGATTTTTTAAAAGCACAACACCTGCACCATCACTAAATACAGTGCCCGTAGCGCCATCATCAAAAGGAGTACAGTGCCCATTAGCACTAAGCATACTTCCTTCCTGGTAAATATGGCCACTATTTACAGGAGATGTAATGCTTGATCCGCCAGCAATGGCTATTTCACATTGATTAGCTCTCAAACTATTTACAGCTTGCGCTATAGCCAGCAAGGAAGTGGAGCAGGCAGAATTAACACTTACGGCAGGCCCTTTAAGATTTAGATGATAAGCAGTGCGTGATGCGATATAATCCTTTTCATTTACGCTGGAAACCTGTATTTTGCCTTGGTTTTCAATTAAATCGGGATGAGAAAGCACATTGTTCTCATAATAGGTATTGTTACCACTGCCTGCAAATACACCAATTTTCCCATTATATTTTGAAGGTAGATACCCCGTTTTTTCTAGAATTTCCCAGGAAATCTCAAGAAAAATTCTCTGCTGCGGGTCCATTAATTCCGCTAGTTTTGAATTTATCCCAAAAAAAGCAGGATCAAATTTATCTACATCTTTGATAATTCCCCGGGCCTTAACATACGAAGGGTCATTTTTAATGTGATCGGGGATACCTGGATCTATATCTGACTGTGTAAAAAATGTAGTAGTTTCTTTTCCTTCAAGCAATAGATTCCAAAAGTCTTCAATGGTATTTGCTCCAGGGAACTTTCCTGCCATTCCGATAATAGCCACATCCCTTGAATGGTCATAGCTAGGTTTCTCTGCGCTTATCTTTTCTCTAGCAGGGTTCTTGTCCAAATATGTGGCCATT
This is a stretch of genomic DNA from Candidatus Pedobacter colombiensis. It encodes these proteins:
- a CDS encoding amino acid adenylation domain-containing protein; the encoded protein is MIDALKSNNFIEVDFNPFEEGKEIEKVIALNESQKEIWLSCIIGGTPASLAYNESISLELKGEFDINAFQKAVKYTVLRHEALRANVSHNGESLIIYKEVNSDIIFKDISSIDSSKINDHLSDFVNHEISIPFNLYNEVLFKIFLHKVSNDKYYLTIIIHHIIGDGWSIGIIMEDLSTFYNVYLKNEIPTPNFPAQISKYALEQAAFSTTEDYEATQKFWLDLYKDDVPVLNMPLDYNRPPTRTYEGKRNDYRLDNELFEAIKKLSAKANCSVVSTLITAFEVFLYHQTNQEDIVLGLPSAGQLATENLDLVGHCVNLLPLRSKVTPNVAFIDYLKKRKNEIYDAYDHQKLTFSELLKKLNIKRNKANIPLVPVVFNVDRGMDDNVDFKGLTHKIISNPRVCQTFEISLNVNGSKGAMIFEWAYNTQLFASETINRMMEDFSALLKTLTSNPEVLISASLVKDNPFPEVSPVHCDFPRDQTIVDLFLAQVNKYPQHKAVTFEGKSLSYDKLNAKSNQLANYLISLGIKKGSLIPICLNPSLEMIVAIFGVLKAGAAYVPIDPEYPLFRINHLYEESKSNIIISDKLNYKKLQEVNAIDILVIDEDKGKIWRAETTTPPVLITPNDLIYIIYTSGSTGFPKGVMIEHSSIMDYLFGLKAKLPILNECKTFALGSAISTDLGNTTLFSALTLGAELHIFAKDRFNHVSYIHDYFKKTKIDFLKIVPSHWKFLTQDDRELFPEKLLMFGGESLPGEFIKKINESGVDCTVVNHYGPTETTIGKLLHVVNKDKLYLTSVPIGRPFSNTSIYVLNKDLKYCPIGVPGELHIGGAGVARGYLDNQELTQKFFISNPTPQNGDHRMYKTGDLVKWLPDGNIQYLGRIDDQIKIRGNRIEIGEIQNVLQKHQNVKQSAVLTEDVVNNEKQLIAYLVTDTDIDKESIIAFMRDRLPDYMIPRILIRLPEIPLTSNGKVDRNALPKRDILNVIEENTFIPAQNKDQELIAKIWAESLGLKQVSITDDFFELGGHSMIAIKVMVEIEKQTGIRLPLAILFDNSTVEKLALNLSKPKQGLSWDSLIPIKGTGNKPPLYIIHGQGMNIIIFKSLLNEIDKEQPILGIQPKGLNPEDLPHNAVENIAGNYVSEIIKNDPEGPYLLMGYSSGGTIALEMAEQFNKMGKKVSFLALLDTYYDGDSYISLIKDGKILEVLDHAIKSVGCAFLYFSRYPKAFIEHKINFTLGTLYNYYKKIRPIKEDLSNPLYILDRLQKAHQKAFKKYRLKKYNIDVTLFKANDKKMNYISNMQSNGLAPYIGGKLTYVDIPLEHLQFFDPKYVHIFAAKLQEELNKITPQ